In a single window of the Ruminococcus albus 7 = DSM 20455 genome:
- a CDS encoding carbohydrate ABC transporter permease, whose translation MAELTKKIVSTPSAPIPQAEKPKRDAKDIGSKTKHSIVSRRTKGDNVFDVLNTLFMIVFTIVIMYPLLNMIAVSFNDGLDALKGGITLFPRVFTLKNYQHVLSQQNMLTAAKISVLRTVIGTVSSTLITALLAYVLSRKEFLFKKQLSLLYVVTMYVSGGLIPIFLVYKALGLVNSFMVYILPGMVPAFSMLVLRTYMNGLPDSLAESAMMDGAGHLTIFIKIIFPLCMPVIATVALFTAVGQWNSWFDAMLYNRMNDGLSTLQYELMKTLASVTSKKTTAESMKNASATVTPTSVRAAATVVTALPIVILYPFLQRYFVAGLTIGGVKE comes from the coding sequence ATGGCAGAATTAACTAAAAAAATCGTTTCGACTCCGTCCGCACCTATCCCGCAGGCAGAAAAGCCCAAGCGTGATGCGAAGGACATCGGTTCAAAAACCAAGCACAGCATCGTAAGCCGCCGCACCAAAGGCGATAATGTGTTCGATGTACTGAATACTCTCTTTATGATAGTATTCACAATAGTTATCATGTATCCTCTGCTGAATATGATAGCAGTATCATTCAATGATGGTCTTGATGCACTCAAGGGCGGCATCACATTGTTCCCAAGAGTATTTACACTCAAGAACTACCAGCACGTTCTCTCACAGCAGAATATGCTCACCGCTGCCAAGATCAGCGTACTCAGAACCGTTATCGGTACTGTTTCCTCAACACTGATAACCGCACTGCTGGCTTATGTGCTCAGCCGTAAGGAATTCCTGTTCAAAAAGCAGCTTTCACTTCTGTACGTTGTAACAATGTACGTATCAGGCGGTCTTATCCCGATATTCCTTGTATACAAGGCACTGGGTCTGGTCAACAGCTTCATGGTATATATACTGCCCGGTATGGTACCTGCATTCAGTATGCTGGTTCTGCGTACTTACATGAACGGTCTCCCTGACAGCCTTGCTGAATCCGCTATGATGGACGGCGCAGGTCACCTGACTATCTTCATCAAGATAATCTTCCCCCTGTGTATGCCCGTTATCGCAACAGTTGCTCTGTTCACTGCAGTAGGTCAGTGGAACTCCTGGTTCGATGCTATGCTGTATAACAGAATGAACGATGGTCTGTCAACTCTTCAGTATGAGCTGATGAAGACTCTGGCTTCTGTTACCAGCAAGAAGACAACAGCCGAGAGCATGAAGAACGCTTCTGCAACAGTTACTCCTACCTCAGTCAGAGCAGCAGCTACTGTTGTTACAGCACTTCCTATCGTTATCCTGTATCCTTTCTTACAGAGATACTTCGTTGCAGGTCTTACTATCGGCGGCGTAAAGGAATAA
- a CDS encoding ABC transporter permease, with product MFKDPDFGKKLRNQKSLLLLSIPFVIYALIFFYTPLFGWIMAFQKYKPRDGFLHSQFVGLDNFKFLFRNEDFLLCVRNTLAMGLINLVLGTICPIVFAILLSELRFKIGKNVVQTISYLPHFLSMIILTGIVFDVLSMENGTLNKFLIAIGAIDKPIQWLADPKYFWWIVGFANRWKETGWDSIIYLAAITSINPDLYEAASIDGAGRMKRIWHITLPGLKPTILILLIMNVGNVLNVGFELQYLLGNDLVKSVAETIDIYVLNYGISKGNYSIGIAAGIFKSLVSIILVIVANTSAKLMGEESLY from the coding sequence ATGTTTAAAGACCCGGACTTCGGCAAAAAGCTGAGAAATCAGAAATCTCTGCTGCTGCTGTCCATACCCTTTGTGATCTATGCCCTGATATTCTTTTATACTCCGCTTTTCGGATGGATAATGGCATTTCAGAAGTATAAGCCCAGAGACGGTTTCCTTCATTCCCAGTTTGTAGGACTTGATAACTTCAAGTTCCTCTTCAGAAACGAAGATTTCCTCTTATGTGTAAGAAATACCCTGGCTATGGGTTTGATAAACCTGGTGCTCGGTACGATATGCCCTATAGTATTTGCTATACTCCTTAGTGAGTTAAGATTTAAGATAGGCAAAAATGTTGTTCAGACCATTTCCTATCTGCCCCACTTCCTCTCCATGATAATCCTGACAGGTATCGTATTCGATGTCCTCTCTATGGAGAACGGCACACTGAACAAGTTCCTTATAGCTATCGGTGCGATAGATAAGCCGATACAGTGGCTGGCTGATCCTAAGTACTTCTGGTGGATAGTCGGTTTTGCTAACAGGTGGAAAGAAACAGGATGGGATTCCATTATCTATCTGGCAGCTATAACATCTATCAACCCCGACCTTTACGAAGCAGCTTCAATAGACGGCGCAGGCAGAATGAAGCGCATCTGGCACATCACTCTCCCCGGTCTGAAGCCTACCATACTCATACTCCTGATAATGAACGTCGGCAACGTTCTTAACGTTGGTTTCGAGCTCCAGTATCTGCTGGGTAATGACCTTGTAAAGTCTGTAGCTGAAACTATCGACATCTACGTACTTAACTACGGTATCAGTAAGGGTAACTACTCTATCGGTATCGCAGCTGGTATATTCAAGAGCCTTGTAAGTATCATACTCGTAATAGTAGCCAATACATCAGCTAAGTTGATGGGCGAAGAAAGTCTGTATTAA
- a CDS encoding extracellular solute-binding protein has product MKRLKRAFAGLMAIAMVVGMAACGPASKDEKQETQTIETKDGKKVEVKVFSAFFAVPGNKVDKGNVVQDKIAEKIGAKCDMEWLVGQTAEEAIGVMIAGDEYPDFVDASSGMKSMVDAGAFIAIDDYWDEFPNIKNFYTEAEWNSIRAEDGHVYIIPQFGKTWDHDTTCVHNDEAFWIQTRVLKWAGYPKIETLDEYFDLIERYIEANPTMPDGTPNIGYEILCDDWRYFCLENAPFFLDGYPNDGCCIVDRETHKAIDYNTTDTAKRYFKKLNEEYKKGIVDPETFTMKYDAYISKLSTGRVCGMVDQHWDFNDAELAIKAAGTLDDCTYVPVGITMDKGVEEHWHTKPALDVSNGVGITKSCKDPKGAMKFMNDLLDPEILTLRNWGIEGVNYNKGEDGVFTRTDEMRKNADDQKYINANLCPYAYFPNYSNGMDHDGVNGCDANHQATEFYESLSDDVKECFDAYGVKTYVEMLNEAPDNEAWFPMWSYSNALTTDTDEGLVWTTMAEVKHEYLPQVCIAEDFDTAWNEYLDKYKEKCDVDGVLLPAFDKEIQRRIDVASGK; this is encoded by the coding sequence ATGAAAAGACTCAAGAGAGCATTTGCAGGCCTTATGGCTATAGCAATGGTAGTCGGAATGGCAGCCTGCGGCCCTGCAAGCAAGGATGAAAAGCAGGAGACCCAGACGATCGAGACCAAAGATGGCAAGAAAGTTGAAGTAAAGGTATTCTCCGCTTTCTTCGCAGTTCCCGGCAACAAGGTCGATAAGGGCAATGTTGTACAGGACAAGATCGCTGAAAAGATCGGCGCTAAGTGCGATATGGAGTGGCTGGTAGGTCAGACCGCTGAAGAAGCTATCGGCGTTATGATCGCAGGCGATGAGTATCCTGACTTCGTTGATGCATCTTCCGGTATGAAGAGCATGGTAGATGCAGGTGCATTTATCGCTATTGATGATTACTGGGACGAGTTTCCCAACATCAAGAACTTCTACACCGAGGCTGAGTGGAACTCTATAAGAGCTGAAGATGGTCACGTTTACATCATTCCTCAGTTCGGCAAGACCTGGGATCACGATACAACTTGCGTACACAATGACGAAGCTTTCTGGATCCAGACAAGAGTTCTGAAGTGGGCAGGCTATCCCAAGATCGAGACACTTGACGAGTACTTCGACCTTATCGAGAGATACATCGAGGCTAATCCTACAATGCCCGACGGTACTCCCAACATCGGTTATGAGATACTCTGCGATGACTGGAGATACTTCTGCCTTGAGAATGCTCCCTTCTTCCTTGACGGTTATCCCAATGACGGATGCTGCATAGTTGACAGAGAAACACACAAGGCTATCGACTATAATACCACCGATACAGCAAAGAGATACTTCAAGAAGCTGAATGAAGAGTACAAGAAGGGCATCGTTGACCCCGAGACCTTCACAATGAAGTATGACGCTTACATCTCCAAGCTGTCCACCGGCCGTGTTTGCGGTATGGTTGACCAGCACTGGGATTTCAATGACGCCGAGCTGGCTATCAAGGCTGCAGGCACTCTTGATGACTGCACATACGTACCTGTTGGTATCACAATGGATAAGGGTGTTGAGGAGCACTGGCATACCAAGCCCGCTCTGGACGTTTCCAACGGTGTAGGTATCACCAAGTCCTGTAAGGATCCCAAGGGCGCTATGAAGTTCATGAACGACCTGCTCGATCCCGAGATCCTCACTCTGAGAAACTGGGGTATCGAAGGCGTTAACTACAATAAGGGCGAAGACGGCGTATTCACTCGTACCGATGAAATGAGAAAGAATGCTGATGATCAGAAGTACATCAATGCTAACCTCTGTCCTTACGCTTATTTCCCCAACTATTCAAACGGTATGGATCACGACGGTGTCAACGGCTGTGACGCTAACCACCAGGCAACTGAGTTCTATGAGTCACTGTCCGATGATGTTAAGGAATGCTTCGATGCTTACGGCGTTAAGACCTATGTTGAGATGCTGAACGAAGCTCCCGATAACGAGGCTTGGTTCCCCATGTGGTCTTACTCCAATGCCCTGACAACAGATACCGATGAGGGTCTGGTATGGACTACAATGGCTGAAGTTAAGCACGAGTATCTGCCTCAGGTTTGTATCGCTGAAGATTTCGATACAGCTTGGAACGAGTATCTGGATAAGTACAAGGAAAAGTGCGATGTTGACGGCGTTCTGCTTCCTGCATTCGATAAGGAGATCCAGAGACGTATCGACGTTGCATCCGGTAAATAA
- a CDS encoding metallophosphoesterase produces MAVYVMSDIHGEYDKYREMLDKIDLRPEDTLYILGDVVDRGPRPVDILQDMMKRPNVYPLMGNHDLLALDILKKLNVEITEENYAVHLDADTMDEMACWLHDGGQTTLAQFRDLTKEEKADVLDYMEDFSVCESAEAGGKIFVLVHAGLGNFRKGKKLREYTFQELLMDRIDPEKDYFEDDDIYVITGHTPTILIWGKAEIYHSHHNICIDCGACMGGRLACLCLDTMEEYYV; encoded by the coding sequence ATGGCTGTCTATGTAATGAGCGATATACACGGTGAATATGACAAATACCGTGAGATGCTTGATAAAATAGACCTCAGACCCGAGGACACGCTGTACATCCTCGGCGATGTCGTTGACAGGGGTCCCAGACCCGTCGATATACTTCAGGATATGATGAAGCGCCCGAACGTTTATCCGCTTATGGGCAATCACGATCTGCTGGCACTGGATATACTGAAAAAGCTGAATGTTGAGATAACAGAAGAAAACTATGCCGTTCATCTGGATGCGGACACGATGGATGAAATGGCTTGCTGGCTGCATGACGGCGGTCAGACAACTCTGGCTCAATTCAGGGATCTGACAAAGGAAGAAAAGGCTGACGTACTGGACTATATGGAAGATTTCTCGGTATGCGAATCTGCAGAAGCCGGAGGAAAGATATTCGTGCTTGTCCATGCGGGACTGGGTAATTTCCGCAAAGGCAAAAAGCTGCGTGAATACACCTTTCAGGAGCTTCTTATGGACAGGATAGACCCTGAGAAGGACTATTTTGAAGACGATGATATATACGTGATCACAGGACATACGCCCACGATACTGATATGGGGCAAGGCAGAGATATACCACAGTCATCACAATATCTGTATAGACTGCGGTGCCTGCATGGGAGGACGGCTCGCCTGCCTTTGTCTGGATACAATGGAAGAATACTATGTCTGA
- a CDS encoding beta-L-arabinofuranosidase domain-containing protein, translating into MLKTPNHTNCRVTGGVFRDRMELNKRYLKELDTVCLMQNHYLEAGIILPDRQVISEPEKAELHWGWESPACQLRGHFLGHWMSAAAMLSASDGDAELRAKLVKIVDELERCQQRNGGKWVGSIPEKYFKLMESEEYIWSPQYTMHKTLMGLVDAYRFAGIQKALDIADRLADWYIEWAASVEKTAPFTVFKGEQGGMLEEWCILYELTNDPKYRKLMDIYRENGLYHKLEQHREALTDDHANASIPLSHGAARMYDITGEERWKIITDEFWRQAVTERGMFATTGANSGEFWVPPHSMGSYLGDTDQEFCTVYNMVRLADFLYRRTGDTVYADYIERALYNGFLAQQNMHSGMPAYFLPLSSGSRKKWGSKRHDFWCCHGTMVQAQTLYPQLIWYTEDSTLTVAQYIPSEAELDIGGKKIKVSQCTELKNLNNQVFFDEDEGGEKSRWSIRFDIKCDEPTFFTLWLRMPKWLNGRPQLIIDGGSVQADIADNYLTISRTWHNDTIQLLLIPTLYTEPLADMPETAALLDGPIVLAGMTDKDAGITGDFSAPESFLHRRTTHEYKTYVWKQNTYVTRNQPVNIEFKPLYEVTDEVYTVYFSKK; encoded by the coding sequence ATGCTGAAAACACCGAACCACACTAATTGCAGAGTAACAGGCGGAGTGTTCCGCGACAGAATGGAGCTTAACAAAAGGTATCTCAAAGAGCTTGATACTGTATGTCTGATGCAGAACCACTATCTGGAGGCAGGTATCATTCTCCCTGACAGGCAAGTGATATCAGAGCCCGAAAAGGCTGAACTGCACTGGGGGTGGGAATCTCCTGCCTGTCAGCTGAGAGGACATTTCCTCGGGCACTGGATGTCGGCAGCAGCCATGCTTTCAGCTTCGGACGGAGATGCTGAGCTCAGGGCAAAGCTTGTAAAAATCGTAGATGAGCTGGAGCGCTGTCAGCAGAGGAACGGCGGAAAATGGGTGGGCTCCATACCCGAAAAATATTTCAAGCTCATGGAGAGCGAGGAATATATCTGGTCGCCGCAGTACACCATGCACAAAACGCTGATGGGTCTGGTGGATGCTTACCGATTTGCAGGTATACAAAAAGCGCTGGACATCGCGGACAGGCTTGCTGACTGGTACATCGAATGGGCGGCATCTGTTGAAAAGACAGCACCATTCACTGTATTCAAGGGGGAACAGGGCGGTATGCTTGAGGAATGGTGCATACTTTATGAGCTGACAAATGACCCGAAATACCGCAAGCTTATGGATATATACCGTGAAAACGGACTGTACCACAAGCTGGAACAGCACAGAGAGGCACTCACCGATGACCATGCCAACGCAAGCATACCACTTTCTCATGGGGCGGCAAGGATGTATGATATAACGGGTGAAGAACGCTGGAAGATCATAACCGACGAATTCTGGAGACAGGCTGTGACAGAGCGAGGTATGTTCGCCACAACAGGTGCTAATTCAGGGGAATTCTGGGTACCGCCGCACAGCATGGGCAGTTATCTCGGGGATACAGATCAGGAGTTCTGTACGGTATACAACATGGTGCGGCTGGCTGACTTTTTGTACAGAAGAACAGGCGATACGGTATACGCTGACTATATTGAGCGTGCATTGTACAACGGTTTTCTTGCACAGCAAAATATGCACAGCGGTATGCCTGCATATTTTCTGCCGTTATCCTCGGGAAGCCGCAAGAAATGGGGCAGTAAAAGACATGATTTCTGGTGCTGTCACGGTACTATGGTGCAGGCGCAGACCCTATATCCGCAGCTGATATGGTACACTGAAGACAGCACTTTGACAGTCGCACAGTACATACCCTCAGAGGCTGAACTTGATATAGGCGGCAAGAAAATAAAGGTATCACAATGTACGGAGCTTAAAAACCTTAATAATCAGGTGTTTTTCGATGAGGACGAAGGCGGTGAGAAAAGCAGATGGTCGATAAGGTTCGATATCAAGTGCGATGAACCGACGTTTTTCACGCTGTGGCTTCGTATGCCGAAGTGGCTGAATGGCAGACCGCAGCTTATCATTGACGGCGGATCGGTACAGGCAGATATTGCGGATAATTATCTTACGATCAGCAGAACATGGCATAATGATACCATACAATTATTGCTCATACCGACGCTATACACCGAACCTCTGGCTGATATGCCCGAAACTGCGGCACTGCTGGACGGTCCTATCGTGCTGGCAGGTATGACCGACAAGGATGCAGGTATTACAGGGGACTTTTCAGCACCTGAGAGTTTTCTGCACCGCCGCACCACACATGAGTACAAGACCTACGTATGGAAGCAGAACACCTATGTGACACGGAATCAGCCTGTGAATATTGAGTTCAAGCCGCTGTATGAGGTGACTGATGAGGTTTACACGGTTTATTTCAGCAAAAAATAA
- a CDS encoding O-acetyl-ADP-ribose deacetylase translates to MPFSLIRADITKLSADAIVNAANSSLLGGGGVDGAIHRAAGAELLEECRLLGGCETGQAKATKGYRLDCRYIIHTVGPVWHGGENGESEQLRSCYRNSLALAEKLGCTSIAFPLISAGVYGYPKREAIRIAEDEARKFLAEHDMDITLVIFDKDSFDISAERFDRIRQYIDDAYAKLHDDSERRPLMGAAVMRDEASVKPKKKSIFGRQKSSEAAGSVPCEIAEEASAEDYFSMRDESFSQALLRLIDERGMTDVEAYKRANIDRKLFSKIRSDVHYKPKKQTAVAFAVALKLDIRETEELLSRAGYALSNSLDFDLIVKYHITHGIYDIFEINEALFRFDQTLLGQN, encoded by the coding sequence ATGCCATTCAGTCTGATACGTGCAGACATAACCAAGCTTTCTGCCGATGCGATAGTTAATGCCGCAAACAGCTCACTGCTGGGCGGCGGTGGAGTTGACGGTGCCATACACCGCGCGGCAGGCGCTGAACTTCTGGAGGAATGCAGGCTTCTCGGCGGCTGTGAAACAGGTCAGGCCAAGGCTACAAAGGGCTACCGCCTTGATTGCAGGTACATAATACATACCGTAGGTCCTGTGTGGCATGGAGGCGAAAACGGCGAGAGCGAACAGCTTCGCAGCTGTTACAGAAATTCTCTTGCCCTTGCCGAAAAACTTGGATGTACAAGCATAGCCTTCCCTCTGATATCGGCAGGTGTCTACGGATATCCCAAGCGTGAAGCGATACGGATAGCCGAGGACGAAGCCCGTAAATTCCTGGCAGAACACGATATGGATATCACTCTTGTGATATTTGATAAGGACAGCTTCGATATAAGTGCGGAACGATTCGACCGCATACGGCAGTATATCGACGATGCCTATGCAAAACTCCATGACGACAGCGAGCGCAGACCTCTTATGGGTGCGGCGGTCATGCGTGATGAAGCATCCGTCAAGCCAAAAAAGAAAAGTATATTCGGCAGACAAAAAAGTTCCGAAGCCGCAGGTTCAGTACCCTGCGAAATTGCAGAGGAAGCATCGGCAGAGGATTATTTCTCCATGCGCGATGAATCCTTCTCACAGGCATTACTCCGCCTTATAGACGAGCGTGGAATGACTGATGTTGAAGCCTATAAACGCGCCAATATCGACCGCAAGCTGTTCTCAAAGATACGAAGCGATGTTCACTATAAGCCTAAAAAGCAGACAGCGGTAGCATTTGCCGTTGCACTTAAACTCGATATCCGCGAGACAGAAGAACTGCTTTCAAGAGCAGGATATGCGCTGTCCAATTCTCTGGACTTCGACCTCATCGTGAAGTATCATATCACACATGGTATATACGATATCTTTGAGATAAACGAAGCCCTGTTCAGGTTCGATCAGACACTTCTGGGACAGAACTGA
- a CDS encoding ATP-dependent RecD-like DNA helicase: protein MSEAEKIEGEVDRVQFKSDDGSFCVIDVNTGDDLIKAVGELGNIEEGESVILTGEYVKHRTFGKQFRVQMFERSLPTGEASILRYLVSGALDSVKPVTAKRLVAAFGSDTLEIIENEPERLTEVNGIDAKKADAIHEDFKKTFAARALLVYMSKNGVATKYGVRAWRKLGNSAEELIKSNPYLLCTDGIELGFSKADEIAEAEFIPRDSEQRIRAGMAFVLRNAAREGGHTCIPVETLKRDTVRLLDINAELFDKVKEIALEEQDIFELDISGVKYAMLHCYYKAEEYISRRLDVMRSITYDNKIDYSEIIDMEEQESGIKYEEKQRKAINLAISEGFLVLTGGPGTGKTTTLNAIISLFEQQGLDVMIAAPTGRAAKRISDMTGCEAKTIHRLLEVIPSDGDRMLFVHDEDDLLDCEVMVVDEMSMVDSVLFEALLRALSVTCKLILVGDSDQLPPVGPGNVLRDIIDSGVMSVVRLTEVFRQAQESDIVMNAHRIVSGEMIDLKKRDRDFVYLRRPEAEDIYTTLVELCSDRLPKKYGFSPIRDIQVLSPTRQGRIGTPELNKILQAELNPPDKKKAELKTAYGIYRVGDKVMQTRNNYEISWTRTDGGKEENGKGVYNGDIGIVTAVRTSLKIVTIDFDGRIADYSGEILDDLELAYAVTVHKSQGSEYDAVILTLYDGMDNLYYRNLLYTAVTRAKKLLVILGTAQRVGFMIMNNGKNRRCTALRTMLMQAVSGDDMGQLQLEDLNGQ, encoded by the coding sequence ATGAGTGAAGCGGAAAAAATAGAAGGCGAGGTAGACCGCGTTCAGTTCAAGAGCGATGACGGCAGCTTCTGTGTCATAGATGTCAACACCGGTGATGACCTTATCAAGGCTGTGGGAGAACTTGGCAATATCGAAGAAGGCGAGAGCGTTATACTTACAGGTGAGTATGTAAAGCACCGTACCTTCGGTAAACAGTTCCGCGTGCAGATGTTTGAGAGAAGTCTGCCGACGGGAGAAGCTTCGATACTTCGCTATCTGGTCAGCGGAGCACTGGATTCGGTGAAGCCTGTGACCGCCAAGCGTCTGGTAGCTGCATTCGGCAGTGATACTCTTGAGATAATTGAAAACGAGCCCGAACGTCTCACCGAGGTCAACGGCATCGACGCTAAAAAAGCCGATGCTATACATGAGGATTTCAAAAAGACCTTCGCCGCCAGGGCACTGCTTGTGTATATGAGCAAGAACGGTGTAGCCACAAAGTACGGTGTCCGCGCATGGAGAAAGCTGGGCAATTCGGCAGAAGAACTGATAAAGTCAAATCCATATCTTCTGTGTACTGATGGTATCGAGCTTGGCTTTTCAAAGGCAGATGAGATAGCCGAGGCAGAGTTTATCCCCCGTGACAGTGAGCAGCGGATAAGGGCGGGCATGGCTTTTGTGCTGAGAAATGCAGCGCGAGAGGGCGGACATACCTGTATACCTGTAGAAACACTGAAACGTGATACAGTCCGTCTGCTGGATATAAATGCAGAATTGTTTGATAAAGTCAAAGAGATCGCTCTTGAGGAACAGGACATTTTTGAACTGGATATAAGCGGTGTCAAATATGCCATGCTGCATTGTTATTATAAGGCAGAGGAATATATTTCCAGAAGACTTGATGTCATGCGAAGTATCACCTATGATAACAAGATCGACTACTCCGAGATAATCGATATGGAGGAGCAGGAGAGCGGCATAAAGTATGAGGAGAAACAGCGCAAAGCCATAAACCTCGCAATATCCGAGGGCTTTCTTGTCCTGACCGGCGGTCCCGGTACAGGCAAGACCACCACTCTGAATGCCATAATCTCCCTGTTTGAACAGCAGGGTCTTGATGTTATGATAGCCGCTCCCACAGGTCGTGCGGCAAAGCGTATAAGCGATATGACAGGCTGTGAAGCCAAAACTATCCACCGCCTTCTTGAAGTCATACCCTCTGACGGTGACAGGATGCTGTTCGTACACGATGAGGATGACCTGCTTGACTGTGAGGTAATGGTGGTTGACGAGATGTCCATGGTGGACAGCGTGCTGTTTGAAGCCCTGCTGAGGGCGCTGAGCGTTACCTGCAAGCTGATACTTGTGGGTGACAGTGACCAGCTGCCGCCCGTAGGTCCGGGTAATGTACTTCGGGATATCATTGACAGCGGTGTAATGTCCGTAGTAAGGCTGACCGAGGTCTTCCGTCAGGCGCAGGAATCCGACATAGTCATGAATGCCCACAGGATAGTTTCGGGAGAAATGATAGACCTTAAAAAGCGTGACAGGGATTTTGTCTACCTCCGCCGCCCCGAAGCCGAGGATATATATACCACACTGGTTGAACTCTGCAGCGACAGACTTCCCAAGAAGTACGGTTTCTCTCCGATAAGGGATATTCAGGTGCTATCACCCACAAGACAGGGGCGCATAGGCACTCCCGAGCTCAATAAGATACTTCAGGCGGAGCTTAATCCTCCTGATAAGAAAAAGGCTGAGCTGAAAACTGCCTATGGTATATACCGTGTGGGAGATAAGGTCATGCAGACCCGCAATAATTACGAGATAAGCTGGACTCGCACAGACGGCGGAAAAGAGGAAAACGGCAAAGGTGTGTATAACGGTGATATCGGTATAGTCACAGCTGTGAGGACTTCACTGAAGATAGTCACCATAGATTTTGACGGCAGGATAGCTGATTACAGCGGTGAGATTCTGGATGACCTTGAACTTGCATACGCCGTCACCGTACATAAAAGTCAGGGCTCTGAGTATGATGCGGTCATACTTACCCTCTATGACGGCATGGATAATCTCTACTACCGAAACCTGTTGTATACCGCGGTAACAAGGGCGAAAAAGCTGTTAGTTATACTCGGCACTGCTCAGAGAGTGGGCTTCATGATAATGAATAACGGCAAGAACCGCAGATGTACAGCCCTGCGGACGATGCTCATGCAGGCTGTCAGCGGTGATGATATGGGTCAGCTTCAGCTTGAAGATCTGAACGGACAATAA
- a CDS encoding zinc ribbon domain-containing protein has product MVCKTCGAIINDGDTICKNCGDIVKVAADKKVSLGKDSSADNGFSRQAEKFGGVIVKERRSRFLSGVDPKMMSIVLVALIFAAFVLVFFVYDRKRTTVKLKGFEVTLPASMRSVDDQSFEVMDSDECKSYANTELEFTYVIYDVETIIPELSNQPATNNVDALMEYYEGKDKLATLESDFTDELNEAFSDQLKDYDLVEKDSGLLKFRYKDTTMTENYVEMHIEVVGEKVYQFSVLCSDGRREKLDKTFSEIYKSLKLDK; this is encoded by the coding sequence ATGGTTTGTAAGACCTGCGGAGCGATCATCAATGATGGCGATACGATTTGCAAAAACTGCGGAGATATCGTCAAGGTCGCTGCTGATAAAAAAGTATCACTGGGTAAGGACAGTTCAGCCGATAACGGATTCAGCCGACAGGCAGAAAAGTTCGGCGGAGTGATCGTAAAGGAGAGACGCAGCCGTTTCCTTTCGGGCGTAGATCCCAAGATGATGAGCATAGTTCTCGTGGCGCTGATATTTGCGGCTTTTGTACTGGTGTTCTTCGTTTATGACCGTAAGCGCACCACCGTTAAACTCAAAGGTTTTGAGGTCACCCTTCCGGCATCTATGAGATCGGTGGATGATCAATCCTTTGAGGTCATGGACTCCGACGAATGTAAGTCGTATGCAAATACCGAACTGGAGTTTACATACGTTATTTATGATGTGGAAACCATTATCCCCGAACTGAGTAATCAGCCTGCAACCAATAATGTAGATGCACTTATGGAATACTACGAAGGCAAGGATAAGCTGGCAACGCTTGAATCGGATTTTACAGATGAACTCAACGAAGCTTTCAGCGATCAGCTCAAGGATTATGATCTGGTCGAAAAAGACAGCGGTTTGCTGAAGTTCCGTTATAAGGATACTACTATGACCGAGAATTATGTCGAGATGCATATAGAGGTGGTAGGAGAAAAGGTATATCAGTTCAGTGTCCTCTGTTCGGATGGCCGCAGAGAGAAACTGGATAAGACGTTTTCTGAGATATATAAGTCTTTGAAACTCGATAAGTAA